One genomic region from Mangifera indica cultivar Alphonso chromosome 17, CATAS_Mindica_2.1, whole genome shotgun sequence encodes:
- the LOC123199911 gene encoding LOW QUALITY PROTEIN: diacylglycerol O-acyltransferase 1A-like (The sequence of the model RefSeq protein was modified relative to this genomic sequence to represent the inferred CDS: inserted 1 base in 1 codon) — protein MVISDTLDSIGGAASTTTTTTDDSDLNFSLHMRPGATALRATSDSNATELDNSTNVDGGAVQGPMESANFATRNVENRGGHDIPFTYRPXVPAHRKIKESPLSSDAIFKQQRHAGLFNLCIVVLVAVNSRLIIENLIKYGWLIKTGFWFSSKTLSDWPLLMCCLTLPVFPFAAFIVEKLAQQKCISEPVVVFLHVIISTAAILYPVFVILGCDSAFVSGVTLMLFACIVWLKLVSYAHTNSDMRSLTKSVDKGYAMSGSPNVDNTYDVSFKSLAYFMVAPTLCYQPIFPRTAYIRRGWVVRQFVKLIIFTGVMGFIIEQYINPIMLNSQHPLKGNFLYAIERVLKLSVPNLYVWLCMFYCFFHLWLNILAELLCFGDREFYKDWWNAKTVEEYWRKWNMPVHKWLVRHIYFPCLRHGIPKNVAILIAFLVSAVFHELCIAVPCHIFKLWAFIGIMFQVPLVLITNYLQRRFKSSMVGNMMFWFIFCIFGQPMCVLLYYHDLMNRGGTSD, from the exons GAACTGGATAATTCTACCAATGTTGACGGCGGGGCCGTTCAAGGCCCGATGGAGTCGGCGAATTTCGCCACGAGAAACGTCGAGAATCGTGGAGGACACGACATACCGTTCACTTATCGCC CCGTTCCGGCTCATCGCAAAATCAAGGAGAGTCCTCTAAGCTCTGATGCAATTTTCAAGCAG CAGAGGCATGCAGGCCTATTCAACCTATGTATAGTAGTGCTTGTTGCTGTTAACAGCCGGCTTATCATCGAAAATTTAATAAAG TATGGATGGTTGATTAAGACTGGTTTTTGGTTTAGTTCAAAAACGTTGAGTGATTGGCCCCTACTTATGTGTTG tCTTACTCTCCCAGTTTTCCCATTTGCTGCATTTATAGTTGAGAAGTTGGCACAGCAGAAGTGTATATCTGAACCT GTTGTTGTTTTTCTTCATGTAATCATTAGCACAGCTGCAATTTTGTATCCAGTTTTCGTGATCCTAGG GTGTGATTCCGCTTTTGTCTCTGGTGTCACTTTGATGCTCTTTGCTTGCATAGTGTGGTTAAAGCTTGTATCTTATGCTCATACTAACAGTGACATGAGATCACTGACCAAGTCAGTTGATAAG GGGTATGCCATGTCTGGTTCTCCAAATGTGGACAATACATATGATGTTAGCTTCAAGAGTTTGGCCTACTTCATGGTTGCCCCCACATTATGTTATCAG CCAATTTTTCCACGTACGGCATACATACGAAGGGGTTGGGTGGTCCGTCAGTTTGTCAAGTTAATAATATTTACAGGAGTTATGGGATTCATAATTGAACAG TATATTAATCCCATCATGCTGAATTCTCAACACCCTTTGAAAGGGAATTTTTTATATGCCATTGAGAGAGTTTTGAAGCTTTCAGTTCCAAATCTATATGTGTGGCTCTGCATGTTCTACTGCTTTTTTCACCTTTG GCTAAATATACTTGCTGAATTGCTTTGCTTTGGTGATCGTGAATTTTATAAAGATTGGTGGAATGCAAAAACTGTTGAGGAG TACTGGAGAAAGTGGAATATG CCTGTTCATAAATGGTTGGTTCGGCATATCTATTTTCCATGCTTACGACATGGTATTCCTAAG AATGTTGCAATTCTCATCGCATTCTTAGTTTCGGCTGTATTCCATGAG CTGTGCATTGCTGTTCCTTGCCACATCTTCAAGTTGTGGGCCTTTATTGGCATCATGTTTCAG GTTCCTTTGGTGTTGATCACTAACTATTTGCAAAGGAGGTTCAAGAGCTCTATG GTTGGAAATATGATGTTTTGGTTCATTTTCTGCATATTTGGTCAACCCATGTGTGTGCTTCTGTATTACCATGACTTGATGAATCGTGGGGGGACTTCCGACTGA
- the LOC123199913 gene encoding uncharacterized protein LOC123199913 encodes MEDFRSKSCGDGRMQIVNYHGSTTGGPGFHGNGIEDLRCYSASYASSVAPPPQTQQPQNNDAKFKKGKSTNGSSSRSWSFNDPELQRKKRVASYKVYTVEGKVKGSFKKSFRWIKERCSRVVYGWW; translated from the coding sequence ATGGAAGATTTCAGATCCAAATCATGCGGCGATGGAAGAATGCAGATAGTCAATTACCATGGGTCAACAACAGGAGGGCCGGGCTTCCATGGCAATGGAATCGAAGATCTCAGGTGTTACAGTGCAAGTTATGCTTCTTCAGTGGCGCCGCCGCCACAAACTCAACAGCCCCAAAACAATGATGCTAAGTTCAAGAAAGGTAAGTCAACAAATGGATCTTCTTCGAGAAGTTGGAGTTTTAATGATCCGGAGCTGCAGAGGAAGAAGCGGGTTGCTAGCTATAAGGTGTACACTGTTGAAGGGAAGGTTAAAGGGTCTTTCAAGAAGAGTTTTAGGTGGATTAAGGAGAGGTGTTCTAGAGTTGTCTATGGTTGGTggtaa